TTAGTTCAGTCCACGATAAGTTCttaggatttttttccccataaagCTGGCCTAACACACACATCAAGATTAAGTGTAATTCAGCAGTCATGAAGTGGCATCAACAGCAACATAAAGGCTTTAAAAGAAGACACAGTCTATGCCAGTGTAACATATGTAGCATCAGTGGCAACACCACAGTTGTTGTCCTTCATAGACATGAGGATGTAGCCATCATTGCCCCAGTATGTGGACCAAGAGTTCTTGATGAGCCAGTATGGCTCTCCATTCAGGGTGCCATATCCCACTGCAAGCACAGCATGGTCCAGATCATCCACAGTGTTCCCTGAAAAACAGAACCAGCGAGTTACGTTGTTGTGAGCGTGAAGGATAGTTGTAAACGTAATCactggggaaagaaaaaaactcaccACAAGCAGGTTCGTAGTAGACGCCGTGGCTGTAGAAAACAAACGAGCGGTGTGATGCGTCGATACTCACGGCTACGGGGCCGTTTTTGAAGAGCGCTTGCTTGAGGGCCAGCTGATCGCCAGACGTGACGTTCGTGTAGCTCTGGATACGTGCGGTGAGCTCGGATGAGTTCACGTGGCAAAATCCGTTCTattcagagagaaaaaaatatttttaagaacTTTCTCACAGCTTCTCGAAATCCTCTTTTGTGTTGAAATCCACTGTTAATAAGGAGGTGCTGTCCCAAGTTGGTAAATGAAACAAGCAGGCAGTTATTCTGCtggcttgttttttaaatataaatttgtaGGTTTTGCTTTAACGTTTAGGGAAGAATGTATTGAAATGAATCATACACATGTGATTTACTGGGGTTTGTGGAGGGCAAATTAATGGAAAAACAATCCATTATTTAACACAGAAAGAAAGTTTGATGTTTTGCTCCTGTTGATTCTATGATAGCTGCAAggaatgttattttatttggaaTACCAGAGGGGAGGAATTATTGGAACAAAATGTGAATCTTTGTTTGGGTTCTGAATATTTCTGGACCTTAAAATTGCTGTTTTATTACAAAGGAAAACTTAACAAGGAGCACTGAAGAGAGTGGTAGAATAGCTGCCCAGTAAAGGCAATTTATACACACCACCAGTTGTCATTTCAACTTGTCATCCACCTCTGTTTTTTTGTGACCTAGCACATGT
This window of the Pelmatolapia mariae isolate MD_Pm_ZW unplaced genomic scaffold, Pm_UMD_F_2 NODE_ptg000448l+_length_30240_cov_1, whole genome shotgun sequence genome carries:
- the LOC134623163 gene encoding procathepsin L produces the protein MSELATMRGRKRGKTPNRGLPFPFKAYERVNLPESLDWRLYGAVTPVKDQAICGSCWSFATTGAVEGALFLKTGSLQVLSQQMLIDCSWGFGNNGCDGGEEWRAYEWIMKHGGIATMETYGAYMGMNGFCHVNSSELTARIQSYTNVTSGDQLALKQALFKNGPVAVSIDASHRSFVFYSHGVYYEPACGNTVDDLDHAVLAVGYGTLNGEPYWLIKNSWSTYWGNDGYILMSMKDNNCGVATDATYVTLA